The window ttttaagatctctccagagatgttcaataggatttaggtctgggttctggctgggccactcaaggacattcacgagttgttgtgaagccactccattaatattttggtggtgtgctttgggtcattgtcctactGGAAGATGaatcgtcgccccagtctgaggtcaagagcactcttaagcaggttttcattcaaaTTGTGGagaaagtgaagcactatgaatactttccggatgcactgtatgccaAGGGTTTAATTCTATATCTTGTGAATTATCTTCATTTTCAAAAATGCAATCATTTGAAGATATTATTTAAGAACATTTATAAAATGGGTGAAGGTAAGATCTATAaggtttcaattcaattcatctttatttctatagggcTTTTacaaatgtagattgtgtcaacataacatagaagttctagtaaattgcaATTGAAACTGCATGTGTCGGTCCAGTTTTCAaagttaagtttagtttagttcagtgtggtttaatttttactgctgaaagtccaaacaatgaAGAGTAAATCAATCGGTGTGTAGCTGCTCTATATGGGTAAAAACAAAGAATTCCAGTCATCTTGCCTCAACGTCGTCTTATGCCATCTGATAAagtaaacatgtttgtttgtttgtgtcacGTTATCATAATCAAATAAAACGTGGATGATTAAGATACTTTAAGACCCTTAACACCTTGAAATGTTCTTGTCCACACTGAACAATTGCCAACATATTGGATTTATTGAGGAAGAAAAAATCAATTCAGTGCCATCTGTATCTAATTGTGCTAAAGTACACTGTTGCTAAATGTCTTGCACAGCTGAATTCTATTAGCCTCCATTTCACTCAATGGCCTCTTCTATCCTGATCCCATCCACCAGTAAGGAATGAACTATTCCGTTTCTCTTTCGTCCACTAGTTGTTGCCTTAATGTAGCATTCATGGTCCCCCAGTGCAAAGTGTGTCTCTGATCCGTTCTCTGTAAACTCTCCCTGCACAcatcaataaaatcaataaacacAGGCCTGTAACACAAGAACAAGTCATGGTAATgcttatgaaaaatatatatcacTTGACTCAGACTTGTATAGTTCCCTAAAATAAAAACCTCATTCCCATTTACTCACACTAAAGTGGTCCTAGCTTTTATGAatttcattcttctgttaaacactaaataaGATATATCGAAGAGTGTTGGGAAAAACATTGAGATCCAcagaagaaacaaaaaatattatggaagttcaatactatggaagtttccatacaaagatgtgaattagacccatgcgcaaaactggaatctttaacatttaaattaaacagtttccatccaataagtaaaaaaaaaagaaaaacattacttCCTGATAGACTGGCAACAAATATTGAAAAGAAAAGTGAAATTTGCAGTAGGAGAAGCCACTTTGTACGGTGGCCGAgggagcttaatgtgctgcaatttaagaaaacacgtgcaattgcaaaaacaccagcaaattaagataagatcttcatcagtttgacagcacacatgctgcaaattctCACGACGcaaactaatttttaaaaaacacgctgcattttcttacaacacaacagaaatgtttcaaggaaACACTAAAACGTGACGGACTGGCAATtacgtttttttgtaattgtatgtgttttcttaaattgcagcacgttaagctttCTCGCCACCGTAACTTTGGGCCTTTTTACCTTAtgcaataaattactaatattacaATCAAATCCAGAATACAACAAATTATTGTGAATGTCACAGTTACATCCTGTGAcatgatactaatgtaatttacagtgaaaaattacagtaagatTTTGTGAAATTCtgggatatttttacagtgtggcttTTGGCAACTGTATCTGCCTGCGGACATCAAGGCCCCTATCATACACTTAgtgcaatgtggcacaaggcgcgacacaattgttgtttgctagttacagcttggcacaagagtcgttttgacattttgcgccatgctgtttaaatagcaaaagcatttgtgctcatatgtgcgcccataggtgttctggtctaaaaagggagatGTGTTGAGCCACATTTcggcgttgctattttaagaaactataataaaTGAGAATCTGATTGGTTCTTTCTGTAaccacacctataactcattaagaaaataagctcaacccttttagatcatgcgtcacggcgcaaagcggatttttccatccttagcaaaagtggattctggcacacccttaatgcgtttgcaccctgcgctttgcgcatggatcgtcaaaatagagcctcaAGACTTGGGCGTAACATACATGAATGTGGCGtaacttgtagtaagttagaAAAGCATAACTTACAGTTACTAAAAGTCTACCAgaggaggtcaagccttctcatttatggctcctaaactctggaatagccttcctgataatgtccgaggctcaggcACACACAATGGATCACATAACAGTATGATGCACAATTGTGCTCCACGCAAGTGAGCGGGCTTgacaaccacctgtaggacactctCCTGCGGTCTTAATAATTCAGACGTTTTGTTAAAAATACTCATATGCTTTAcatctttgtttctttgtttatttgtataactactatttttatttatagcacttcatttttgcatctcgtttaaatacactatgtacagcagctacgctaattattttctttattctctatttccacttgGGGATACTACATGAACAGATACATCATTTATAACTACtatatacacataaaaataagagttatgaGTAACATATAAGagtattatatttacattaagaAATTGACATATAAGAGTAAATATAGAGTTCATAGCGATGCAAACATTAAGCAATAttcaaaaaatgtgcataaaaatacaagtggtgctcgctgcagagccatttgggcgagctgagctccagcgaggaggagcttgagcttgagctccaccttttttgcacttcttctacgagtaatgtcactgggggtagggttaggggtggggttggtgtacgcattaaaacagcttacaggaggcagaacgagagctcatgctccccctcgctggagctcagctctgctcaaatggctctgcagcgagcaccctctctaaaaataggtggatagatACATAGcttttggctgtttttttcccaccattcttcagtatatctttttTGCTTTGTGTTCAGTGGAAGAAAGCCAaagaggtttggaacaaatggaggATGAGactgagagtaaatgatgacagaattttaattttagggTAAACTATCGACCCAGCCGAATCTAATTCTAGCTCATTCATACAAAAACATGGAGGCCTGCAATCAAACCAGGATGAGCATGCATGtgcttaaaaatgtacaaatgcaatcataaaaatcaatacaaatttgccactaaatcaaaaagttacgaattgctgtgagattttgTTGGATTCTTCCATCAAACTAAAGGCCAGTGTTAGTttgaaaaaatatctgttaattaacagttttcgtatttgttttccatttatttacggttgtgaattgcattatgggaccttgatggccaccgtgccacccatctaggaaaggagtaagagtaggggtggaagcggggattcttcaaaacgaagatgttatatggaacttagggtggCTTAGgaatctgattggtgaatcataaattgaataatgcagaaCCGGCTGCAAGcagtcataagcatgtgatcctctcgaaattagtttataaatgaactttacttagtagtttgaaataataatataatgtataagaagtgatatagaaagaaataaacacagacaatatatcactttaaactattacaaatagaaataaaagtcactttttgtaACTTTTcagggttaaaagttgttggaagaaagattaaggtctcataatgcaattcaaaagcataaattaacaggggggattaaaaaaataaaaatatgattcacaaaaaatggaaaaatgctaatttaaggatgttcTTTTTACCTGTACGTTATTATAAGCACTCACCATAGTCTCCAGTTTCTGTCCATTGCACCAAACATCCATAGTGTCTTTCTCTAAAGTGAAACAGAAGGAAACTGTGATTTGCAAAAGGGTTGTCATAAGTGTCAAAGCTGTCTGATCTCTGTATGAAAGCAGGCTAAATGTTAGAAGAGAACAATGTAATTTAACTCTTTAATGCCTCAAACCTCCATATATGCTGATCTCTGTATAACAAACCCACCACATGAAATAATACTATTGTCATTTATACctgaattgatctgttgtggacATTCTATATTTTCTGTGATAAAACAACAACTATaggaatataaacaaattacctaaaactgtagtttttacaactatagggtatattGATAGACGATACACCTCtagagaagtaaaaaaaaaaactataatacagTATGTTTATCAGTTTACTAGTTTACAGTTCACTAGTTACTGCTACAGCATGCTGTAGCATTCATGAACAAAGTACTGGtaatattacaatatatacaTTACACTGTAaactacacagtatttaactgtaatatgatctgtattttactgtaggagaGCTATGCCGTATGTTACTgttttttaaagttgcattgtgaaaattactgtatattttacagtaaatatatacatttaatactttaaatacatatacagtgaGATAAagagtgctgtaaatgtaaatacatattttttgctgtaattgatttacagtaagttactggtgaagtgctgccagtaagttacagtagattctacaggaaagtATTAACAGtgtataatacactttaccatATTCAAAAGcactatagtatttattataaactactaTAGTATTTTCTTTTGTGGGCCCTTTCAAACACTCAGAAATAgaagtacaaaagctgtcactggagcGGTACCTTTTTAAAGGGTAGACTTTTGTATTTTACAGCTGCACATTAGTATCTTTGTAATACATCTTTGTACCTTATGAGCTACAGATTTGTACTTTTTTAGTATTAATTTGTACCTTTGCATTAATATggacctgttaggaacaaaaatgtTACCGCTCCAGTGACagtttttgtacctttatttctgagagtgtattaacTCCAAATGTGTGGAATAGTCTATTATATTACGTGAAATTAAAGTCTCTTTGTTTTATTCTGGCTCTCTTATTTAAAAACCTTTAATCTAGTCATTCTGTGCTAACAATCTGGCAACCTGACAATAACAAAAGCCTTCAATTACATGAAAGAacaatatttttgctttataAATCGAGAGGTGTGTTTTCCACAGAGCTTACCTAGAACTATCCTGTAATCGGCACCATCCAGCTTCATAACCCATGTTTTGGAAATTTTTGATCGGTTGTCCAGAAATGTTTGCAGACTTTTTCCGTTGATCTCCAGCGTGTACTCATAGGAAAACCCAGTGATGGCCTCAATAGTTATGGTTGCTTTTGCATCTGTACAGCCAACAGGGAATGTTTCTTTGCCCACCAATTTGAACATCCAGTCTCTCCTCAACACCTCCTTTAAAATAAGACTTTATAAGGCTTCATGCAgttatttgatattttaaaattcatttcaATATATTGAACTATCTTAatataatatttgaaatatttgttcAAATAAAAGGTCACACAAACAAgaaggtttcattaattaatgtatttactaaaattaactaattatatcaatacttgcacagcatttactaatgttagccaatcaattattaacatccaacTTGAGGCTTGTTAACATTACTTAATACATTGCGAGCAACATAACCTAATAATGTACAGCTTTatattcattaactaatgttaactaacaagaccaaatactgtaataaatgtattcttcattgtttgtttaaattactaAATGCATAACATTAACACATACAATCTTATtttaaaagtgttaccaaataaaaacattattaatttattaaaaaatgttcattcaatGATGAGACGAAACATCAAATTTTTgtggaaattaaataaaatttacaaaagtgattttataaacaGAAATAACTTTTGTAGGgaaactacaaaaacaaaatgtgcaTCAACAATTGTTACAAAATAATTCAGAGTATAATTCATATTCTGaccttaataatatatttattaaaatagccGATGTTATGTTaaagttaataaatacattaaaatagcaATTACTGTTGCATAGAATCATGAACAGAGTACTTTATTGTCAAAAGATTGCTGTTCTAATCTAAATATGCCTGTCAAGATTTCTTTGGTGTATAAACTGCCTTCTGTAGcctaaatcatggtaaaaatgcATGATAGTTTAATattgtttgctcatttaaaaaataaataaataaaaagggcaCAACCTAACGTGCTTGTTTGTGGATGTATGCAATGCAGAACAGATTTGATAACATCAATTATATGATTTATGATAATATTaatgtataaaatgctaaattaatCAATTTACAACTGGAAAATACTCACTCTCACCTTTCCATTAATATAAATGACACGTTTTCCTGTCGTTGATCCGTGTTCAAACTCAATTCGGTAAAGCCCATCGCTCAGGGACACATCCCACGCTCCCACAATGTCTCCGGACATGCTCAGATGTTTTCAGATCCAAACTGCACAGGTCTACAGTATTTTTATTTCCATATAATGTTTTAGCCTGAGCCTGGTCATAATAATCTTCATCATGTGTAACTGCCGATTAAATCTCTGTATATTCTTGAGGAGTTTGCCATCCCATGCTCGCTCAGCAACAAGTGGCATTAGTGTAAGAGGCTTACCTTAAGCAGAGAGTGTTTGAGGATGCTTGCAGGCGAATACGCTgcaagaatatttaaaaataggaacAAAAAACATCTAATatgaaatgaaatataataaattaaattctgGGTTCTGCCAATAGATGGCAGtcctctctatttctctctcccTCTTACATAAAAAGCCTGATTTAGCATATAATcgtcaaaatgaatgaataaaaaaataataattattttaaatgaaataattaaaacaagcaaagaaaactacaaaaataggtaactgttttaaaaagtttgttatttaatgtatattgTTCATTATCCACACAGATATAATATATATGATTATGTAATTCTCTTTTCAACCCTATTTTATGTGTTATTATATAACATGATGTTATGCAAATTTAGTATAGAACTTATTAACCAGGCGCGTTATTAGCATATCAAAAGGGAGTGGGCGTGGTCATTCTGGCTGTGAGCCCCGCTTGTTCAGAACTTTCCTCCAGATCTCAGTGCGTGGAGCTCAGAGAGCACTGAGAATTTTTAGAGACGCTGAGGGTCTTTGGAAGTCGTTGTTTGAAGGATTCTGCAAACTGACTAAGTGCTGTGGAGTTTCCCCTGTCTTCCTCGGGACGTTACTGAATATGTTAATGAGGGAATGCCTACGGAGTAATTTATTTCTGTCAATCACTTGACAAGCTCATTCGCTTTGGATTATGACACAGTTTTTTTTCTCCACGAAGACAAGTCGGAATTACTTTGAGTGATTTTCCTTACACACCTTTTCCTCTGTATTATGTTTCTTTTTAACTATTAGTAATGTAACAGGGTTTAACTGTTAGTTTGAAGCTAGTTTGTGTCTCGTTTCTGTTGGCTCAAATTACCCTCAGGCTCTTTTCAGACATAGGCTATTCGCCTATCCAATGTCAGAAGcagttaatatatatatgttCTAGTTATAGTAGTGTTGTTGCAATGAAAAATCTACAGGTACAATTTTTTTTGATGACACTAACGTGGATTCAAGCATCAGACTTGGATTACCCAAAAACAGATAGAGGAAATGCACAATTACAACCAAACACTTTTGTCAACAAATACACAAAGGATGTGCAAACTAATAGAAGACTTTCAGGGTTATCCACCTCTGGTAATACACATATTCTCAGGAAACCTCAGAACGATCAGGAGAACTCACGACCTCCAGCCAGGAGGGTCCTGAAAGGGCAAAGACCAGCCCTATTCAGGAAACCCAGTGTAAATGATAGCATTCCTGCTCAAGAAACAAGTTTAGGAGCCGCAAGCTCCATTAACATCCTGGCTGGTTTTGCAGGTAAAAACCGTGTGCTGATCATTTCTGCACCCAATGAATCTGATGGCTATTACAGGTTAATGATGAACTTGCTCAAGCCAGATGTGTACTGTGAGATGGCGGACAGACATATGCAGCAGATTATAATGTTTCATGAAAAGGGCAAGATGGGAGGCAAGGTGAGACGGGTTAGCAATCAGGGATCCCTGGTGGAGGAGCCACTGGATCCAGCTTTGGTGCCCAGACTGATGGGTTTCCTGAAGTTGGAGGATGGTAAGTTTGGCATGGTGCTTTTAAGAAAGACCCTTCAAATAGAAGAAAGATACCCATACCCTGTTCAACTGGAGGCGATTTATGAAACGATAGACCAGACGCCTATGCGTAGACTGGAGAAGGCCAGGCATAAAGGTTTTGTGCAAAAGTGCAAGACCGCTGGAATTGAGGGCCAAGTGGTGCAGTCTGCTGGCTCAAACACAGTTGGTTTGCAACCGCAGGTGAATACAGCAGTACATACAAGGCGGCAGAGGGTTAGACCAGTCCCTCAGCCTACCCAGATGACTCAGGCACAAATATCATCAGCATTAACTACAACCAAAACAACGACTACCTTGAAAACTACAACAACCAAACCTCCAACGACAACCACACAACCTGCTACAACTATAACAATTACAACAACCACAGCACCTACTACCACCATTTTACCCTCAACAACTACAACTGTTACCACAGTTGTACCCACCACAATGGAGCAAACACATCCAGACACAACTCGGACTACAACACctaatgaaaagactcaaaaTAGTCACCCAGTTACTTCTAACTTACGCAAACAACCTCAAGAAAAGTACCTTGTCCCCACTCAAAAGATGCCGATTGCAGTCTTACCAACACACAGGTCTGCACAGAAGCCCAAAAACAAACTGCCTGCAGTAAAACACGGATGGAGAGAAAAGCTTAGTCAGCACACAAGAGAACGGGACGCGCTGAGGCCCACTGCTGAAAAACCAGAGACAGAACTTATGACCAGCCCAAAGGGGAGAGCTAAACCTGACAGTGCTGACAGGGGGAAGAAGACGGATAGGCCTGAAAAGCCTTTAAAGAAGATACCTGCTGGGAAAAAAGACCCTAAAGTGACTAAAGAGACAAATATCAGCATTcagaataaaaacacagcacaaaaACCAAACGCCTTTGAAGAAGGAGCTGTTGTGGACCAAACAACGAATCCCAAGAAATCATTAGAAACGTTTTTGAGTTACTTTCAGAGAAGACGACGCCTCATAGTATGTATTGTATCAGTGAGACACATGGACACAATTACTCTACAGAGAAACATGAAATAGGGCTCGCCAATAAAAGAGAGGCCAATGTCCTAGGGCCAGTTTAAGAGAAATCCTAGCCAGATGGATCAGTGCTatgtcttattatttatttatttttttcccacataAGAATTTGTGACGAAATTCCGAGGATCAGATTTTCCAGCTACAGAacactatttagaatttgtagCTTCATTTTTATAGTTGTAGAAATGTTAATAGGAAATTTTAAGATCATTCATATTTACATacgtataatttaaaatattttaatttaaaaaagaaagagcaaatgatgaatgttaaaaatatatatttaaaatcatgATTTCTCAACAATAAATCTATTGAGCCCTTATGGTTGAGCCCTATCAACACCTTTTCACTCATTACACATACATTTCTCTTAAAAATAATGGATCTTCATTGTAATCTGCAGTTCTATGACGAACTACAGTgatcagcataattaagtacaccccattttggaaattaatatttttctccatttctcagtgactaTAGCATGGcaatgtatttttgtgcatttaaacaaaacagatttattaaacgatatatttattaaaataatattttta is drawn from Danio rerio strain Tuebingen ecotype United States chromosome 6, GRCz12tu, whole genome shotgun sequence and contains these coding sequences:
- the ccdc80l1 gene encoding coiled-coil domain-containing protein 80 — protein: MKNLQVQFFLMTLTWIQASDLDYPKTDRGNAQLQPNTFVNKYTKDVQTNRRLSGLSTSGNTHILRKPQNDQENSRPPARRVLKGQRPALFRKPSVNDSIPAQETSLGAASSINILAGFAGKNRVLIISAPNESDGYYRLMMNLLKPDVYCEMADRHMQQIIMFHEKGKMGGKVRRVSNQGSLVEEPLDPALVPRLMGFLKLEDGKFGMVLLRKTLQIEERYPYPVQLEAIYETIDQTPMRRLEKARHKGFVQKCKTAGIEGQVVQSAGSNTVGLQPQVNTAVHTRRQRVRPVPQPTQMTQAQISSALTTTKTTTTLKTTTTKPPTTTTQPATTITITTTTAPTTTILPSTTTTVTTVVPTTMEQTHPDTTRTTTPNEKTQNSHPVTSNLRKQPQEKYLVPTQKMPIAVLPTHRSAQKPKNKLPAVKHGWREKLSQHTRERDALRPTAEKPETELMTSPKGRAKPDSADRGKKTDRPEKPLKKIPAGKKDPKVTKETNISIQNKNTAQKPNAFEEGAVVDQTTNPKKSLETFLSYFQRRRRLIVITAPDEQNHMYSEQRDEYLEQVCDMALRKISIISIFGPLTNSTMKIEHYQTEQDKPLRGLPDSDLINQDLITAFRKQFGMIDNDFNMVLTDFDMKVKQRYEVPIVMKAMFDYIDTLSTRIKEIEQQRKLGAMCKKEDKSRSLEDFLSRFRWRRRLFIISTPSDEEWAYQQQLYAINSQACNLGLRHMSLLKLLGKTLDDMSGVLELYPINGSSSVDREALSASLVQDIRNYFQISLEYFSMLLVGKDGNVKSWYPSPMWSMSIIYELVDSMQLRRQEMAIQQSLGMRCPDHDYTHHDGYHEAYHQGYAY
- the faimb gene encoding fas apoptotic inhibitory molecule b isoform X1: MSGDIVGAWDVSLSDGLYRIEFEHGSTTGKRVIYINGKVREVLRRDWMFKLVGKETFPVGCTDAKATITIEAITGFSYEYTLEINGKSLQTFLDNRSKISKTWVMKLDGADYRIVLEKDTMDVWCNGQKLETMGEFTENGSETHFALGDHECYIKATTSGRKRNGIVHSLLVDGIRIEEAIE
- the faimb gene encoding Fas apoptotic inhibitory molecule b — translated: MSGDIVGAWDVSLSDGLYRIEFEHGSTTGKRVIYINGKEVLRRDWMFKLVGKETFPVGCTDAKATITIEAITGFSYEYTLEINGKSLQTFLDNRSKISKTWVMKLDGADYRIVLEKDTMDVWCNGQKLETMGEFTENGSETHFALGDHECYIKATTSGRKRNGIVHSLLVDGIRIEEAIE
- the faimb gene encoding fas apoptotic inhibitory molecule b isoform X3; translated protein: MSGDIVGAWDVSLSDGLYRIEFEHGSTTGKRVIYINGKEVLRRDWMFKLVGKETFPVGCTDAKATITIEAITGFSYEYTLEINGKSLQTFLDNRSKISKTWVMKLDGADYRIVLEKDTMDVWCNGQKLETMRRPSEAWTLREL
- the faimb gene encoding fas apoptotic inhibitory molecule b isoform X2; translation: MSGDIVGAWDVSLSDGLYRIEFEHGSTTGKRVIYINGKVREVLRRDWMFKLVGKETFPVGCTDAKATITIEAITGFSYEYTLEINGKSLQTFLDNRSKISKTWVMKLDGADYRIVLEKDTMDVWCNGQKLETMRRPSEAWTLREL